The Solibacillus sp. FSL R7-0668 genome includes the window GAAATTGCCAATATCTAAAAAAACGTGTCCCTGTCGAACCGGGGACACGCTTTATTCGTTATTTGATAAGCTGTTTTGCAAGTAATGTGTAGCTGTTTATACGTTGCTCAAGCGAATAGAGATTGCTGTTAATCATAGCTTCATCAAACCCGTATTCCGCTTGTTCTTCTACTATTTGCGCTGCGACATCCTCAGCAGAACCAATTAGCATTAAATGGCGGTTTTGCTCGAGTATCATTTTATCCATTTCCGTTAACGGATAGTCGTTTGCTTCTTCTGGTGAGAGGACATTTAATAGCTTGCCGCGCATTAAATTTAAGCGACTAATTTGCATAGGCATCGAGTAATATTCGGCTTCATCAGCTGTTGCTGCAACACTGACGGCATAAGTTGTAATAATATTCGGCTTTTCCATATAGTAGGAAGGTTGAAAGCTATTTCGATACGCATCAAAAATAGATTTGGACATTTGCCCGTTAAAAAATTGTGCAAACGAGTAACCAACCCCTGCTGCACCGGCTTGTCGTGCGCTCTGACCACTAGAGCCGAGCAACCAGGCTTCTGGTAATTGGACTTTAAAAGGCGTTGCGACAACTTGATCATATACCGCTTCTCCTGTACGCTGATCGTTCATTAAACGTAGAATTATCTCAAGTTTATCGTATTGCTCTGTTAAATCAGGACGTCGCCCACTCGCTAAAGCAGTCATAGCAGGCATATCTCCACCAGGAGCACGGCCAGCACCAAAATCAATTCTACCCGGTGCGAGCGCAGCTAATGTTTTAAACACCTCGGCCACTTTAAAGGGCGAGTAATGCATCATCATAATGCCACCTGTTCCTACACGAATACGCTCCGTTTTTGCGGCAATGTAGGCGGCAGTTACTTCTGGTGCGGAGCTTGCAAGTGTCGTCGTGTTATGATGCTCGGCAAACCACATACGTTCATAGCCCAGTTCATCACCAAGCTGTGCAATTTTTACACTATTTGCGAGTGCCTCTGTGGATGTCATTCCTTTAGAAATCGGCACTTGATCTAAAATACTAAGTTTCATTATTTTCACCTCGTTACTAGCAACAATAACGAAATAGCCTCCACTTGTAAAATTATTGACCTAGTAGATAGGCTTTTAAAAGTGCTGCGCGTTCTCGAACACGCGATTTTAGCTTAACAACTTTTGGTGTAGGTGCGGCGATGACATCTGAATTTAAACCTAGTTTAGTAGCTAGTAGAGTCGCACGCTTTAAATGGAAGTCATTTGAAATAATGGTGATGGCGCTCGTGTTTTCAGGTAAGAGCTGTTGAGAGAATTTCAGGTTTTCAAAGGTTGAAGTTGAGTTGTCTTCTATTAAAATTCGCTTTGCATCGATGCCAGCTTGCACTAAATAATCATACATAACTGAAGCCTCAGTTTGGTCTTCATCAGCACCTTGCCCACCTGAAACAATGGCCGTCACATGCGGATATTGTAGTAAATACTCAATCGCAACGTCCAAGCGGTATTGTAATGATAAGGATGGAATACCGCCTGGCTTTACTTTTGCGCCTAAAATAATAGCGTAGTCATTCGAACCATCAGCCTTTTTTTCTGTTGCTTTATCCATTTCGTTGCCGAGCCATATGTATACAATCGCAGGTATTGTCAGTACGACGAAGCCAACAACAATCCATTTCTGCATCGAAAAACCCCCTTTCTATACTATACGTAGAAGAAAGGGGGGATGTTTCGTTTTGGTGCAGATTTTTCTTTTGGTGGTCCTGTTATACGATCTTATTTCGTGCTATTTTGAGGCAACACTTCTTCTGACATCGCTTGCAGGGATTTTGCTCGTACTTGTATGCTTAAATAATTAATATAGCGGATGAGTACATAGCCTACAATACATACGGCCAGGAAAAGCTGTATGTAAAAATAGCTTGTCAAGATACTTTTCGTCATGCCCTGTAATTCAACCGTATGAAGCACTGCATTGGTCGAAGTTGCTGAAATGACAAGTGGGAAAGTCATCGCTGCATAGCTTGGGTAAAACTGGAGCTTCAACATCGAAGGCAGTTTCAATACTACTAATAAAAATAACAGCTGAGCAACGACATATAAAGCAATGATGATGCCGATTGCGTGTTGAAATTGCTCTAAATATGCCGCTAAAATAAGTGATGCCGGTGCGGATAAAATCGCAAGCATCGGAATTGTTGGCTCTGGTAAATCATTGCGAATAAAGCCACGTAAAATAACGATTGGTGCCACAATCAAAAACGCACAAAAGGCAAAAATGACAATGCCTTGTGTAAAGCCTCCTGATAAATCTTTTGCTGTTAGTGGCATGACAGCCGTTCCGACAAATAAAATAAGCCAGCTCGGAAAGACATCTGTAACGGTAATTTTCTTTTTCCATATAAACGTAATAAAGAAATAACAAATAATAAAAATTTGTGTTGCTGCTGCTAAAATCCAAAGTGTATGGATGATGGAACTACTTATTCCGTAATAATGTAAGCCACTACTAAGCGCTAATGTCCCCATCGTAAATGTAGGGGATACCGAAGCAATAATGGGATTTTGCATTTCTGTAACAACCGAATTTGTAGCAAATACTAACTTTCCTAGTAATAAAAGAAACAGAACGATGCCTAAAAAGAAGCTAAAATGTGCGGCATTTGTAATCTGTAATTCATGCAATAAATTCCCGAGTGAAAAAAAGGCAAGCATAACGCCGCTTAACGGAATCGGGATTGCTTCGAATAAATACTTCATAGTGAGCGATTAGTCCTCCGTCATAAAAATTGCGTAAAAACAACGAGCCCGTTTTTACGCTTAGGTGTTTGTACACTATTCTACTGCGTTATCTTCAATCCAACAACCGCAATGATGATAAAAGAAATAAATAAAATACGTTTCCAGTCTTTGGATTCATTGTAGAAGAGCATTCCTACGAGTGTCCCCCCAACCGTTCCAATCCCTGTCCAGACTGCATAGGATACCCCCAGTGGCAATGTTTTCATCGCTAATGCCAGAAAGGTAAAACTACATGCAAACGCACCAAACATAATGGTGAATGAAGCGATATTTTTTTTCAGTGCGACTTTATTCATGCCGATAACACCACCTACTTCAAATAGACCCGCTACTATTAAATAGAACCAAGCCATTATGCATCCCTCGCTTCTTCTTCGTTTGAAAGTAATTTTAAGCCGATGACGCCGACTAATAGTAAAGCGATAAACCCAACTTTGATCATGCTAAAGGGCTCGACAAATAGAAAGGTCTCGACAATGACCGTCCCAGCAGTCCCGATTCCTGTAAATACAGCATAAACCGTTGAAACGGGTAGTTTGTTTGTTGCGATAATTAATACGTAAAAGGATAAAACGATCAGTGCAATGACACCAATCCATAATGGAAGGGTGTTGGCATATTTTAATCCCATTGCCCAGCCGATTTCGATGATACCTGCCAATATTACTAATAACCAATATTTTGTCATGATGTGCTCCTAGTTTGTTATGCCTTTATAAAAGATTTTCCAGCTAGCGTGTAACCGTTTTAAAAATCGCTCATTTCCACCATAGAGCATTTCAACATATAGACTATCTAATAAGGCCAAATAGCTAATGGCTGCTTCCTGAGGGCTAACGGTTATGTGCTGTGTGGTGAAATAATCTTCAAATAATTGCTCTAAATAATCTAAATAATAGTACGTTAGCTTTGTTAATGTTTGTGCTAAATGCGGAGGTGTTAAATACGTAGAACGAATAAAAAATTTTGTCTCGACATATTGTCCCATACGCTGTTCTACTTGTTGTAGAAGTGGCAGTAATTTTTCTTCAATCGATTGTTGTGCATAGCTTGTCATAGCTGCCTTCATAAATTCAAGTTCATTTAGCATCGCTCTTTCGTAAATGGCGAGATACAATTCATCTTTACTTTTAAAGTAAGTGTAGATGGATTGTTTTTTAATGCCAGTTTCTTCTGCGATTTGTGCGAGTGAGCCACCATTATAGCCATGCTCACCAAAATTATGAAATGCGGCTTGTATTAATTTTGCCCTTGTCATCAACTTCACCTTCCTGACGTTCGTAAGGTGAATATAACACAAGAAATTTGCATAGGCAAAGCTTTTGCATTACAGTGAAAAAAATAGTAGAAATCAGGTGGAAAAATGGAGCGCTGTGCGTGGGTAAAATTAGATGAACCGCTATATGTGAACTATCATGATGAAGAATGGGGTGAGCCGGTATATGACGATCAAAAATTATTTGAAATGCTCTGCTTAGAAGGGGCACAAGCGGGACTCAATTGGCTCACAATCTTAAAACGGAGAGAGGGTTATCGTGCCGCTTTTGATGGTTTTGATGTGGAAAAAATTTTGCGCTATGATGAGGCAAAGCTTGCAGCATTAAAAGAGGATGAACGCATTATTCGCAATCGTTTAAAAATCGCGAGTGTTGTGACAAATGCCAAAAGCTATCAGAATATGCAACAACAGCATGGCTCATTTGCAAACTATATTTGGTCGTTTGTCGATGGTCAGCCGATTATTAATCATTGGGAGCGAATGGTAGATGTACCCGTAACAACGGAGCTGAGTGACCGTATGAGTAAGCAATTGAAAAAGGATGGCTTCAAATTTGTCGGGAGTACAATTTGTTATGCGTTTATGCAGGCGGTAGGAATGGTCAATGATCATACGAAAAATTGCCACTGCTATCACAAGCGTTCCAAAAACGAAACGTTCAATTTGCAGAACAACCTAAACATGCGGCTACCTGATTGAGTAAACCGCATGTTTTCATTTGACACAGTTCATTCTGCCTAAAGTAAGACATCTAGATGTATTTTCAACATAAATTTTAAAGTATAATGAAATAAATCGGGAGTTAATTCCTAATTATGACAAAAATAATTGAGCAACATGAATCAATTTCTTCCTTTTTCCAAAAAATAATATTCAAGGAAAAATTTCTATGCGTATAATGAAATTATTAGATGAATAAAGGAGTTTAAGCGGATGACAGAATCAGTATTATCACTAAATAATTCAAATGACACCCAAACAAATTTGCAACAATTTATCGAACGCTTAAAGCCGCTCCACGTAATATTGTCGCAAAATACATATGTAAAAGATATGACCAATCGACTAAATCGCATTATTGAGGATGCAACTAGTCAGCCAATCATGTTAATTTTGGGAAAAGAGCGCGTCGGCAAAACAACATTAATTAATGGCCTATTAGGAAGAAGCCTATTAGAGGATAATAAAAACGAGCCAACATATGTCAATACGTTTATCAAATATGGTGAACAGGAGTGCATAAAAGCAATCTTTTTAGATGGTATGGTGGCCACTTTTGATATTTCGAAATTAAAGCTCCTAACGATTTCTAATAGTGAAAGTGCTCAAATTATTCGCGAGCATATTGATTATTTAGAAGTGTATATTAAACATGATTTATTAAAAGATGTGACAATTATCGACTCTATTGGACTTGAAGTTGGGGCAAATAATACAGCATACTTTTCCCAAAGCTTATTGCAACGAGTGGATGAAGTATTCTTTGTGTTAAGAGCTGGTTCATCTGCTACAGATGATGAAGTGAACTTTATTAAAAAGCTCAATACACTAGGAATTACTGCTAATTTAGTCGTTAATGGGATTGATCAGCTCGATCATAAAGTAGAGCAGTTTATCCAAGAAGAAAAGAATGTCTATGGTGAACATATCGGACATGTTGTTGCGGTTTCGGCACTTCAAGCATTGCAAGGCCGTAAAACGAATAATAGCCAACTACTCATTGATTCGCGTATTACACAGCTTACCCAGTTAATTCAAGAGCTAGCGGATAATCAACAAAAGAAAACGCGCAATGTTATGGAGCAATTTATGAATTGGCTGGAGCGTTTACGAAAAGAAGTCGAGCTCATTCCGCTCCGTGAGCCTTATGCTTCGGCTTTTGCCAATGTGGAGCAATATCATTCGGATTCAGATTTAGAATTTACACGTAAACAGCGTGACTTGGCATTGATTTCGGCGTACGAAGAGGAATATGCAAGTGTGAGCAAAGTATTTAAAGATGTTCAAACGCTTTATCAATTACTGCAAAAATTAGCGAGTGATTTGTATTTACGTGATACCTTAGTAGAGAAATACGAGGAAATTGCCGTACTTTATCAAAAAAATGTACGCGATTATCGCAAGCTGCATGTCGATTATACGATGGAATATGCTCGCTTTGAAAAGCAATATAAAAAGCAAACGAACCAAAATTTAACCTTCCCACTTCCACAAGAAGAAGCACAGGGGATCATGTTAGATCGAATCCAATCATTGAATAAAATACAAGCTCAGCTAGCTGAAAAAGTCGAACTAATTCGTAAATATGAGGAGTTCGTACTAAAAAATTTATACATCGTTCAAAATCGATTAAATGAGCTTGCAGAGAAACGTCTCGTTCAAATTCAAGGGCAGGTAAGCGACTTAAATATTCAGCGCAAACGTGAACGCAGTTATTTAAAATCCTATGCGAATAAATTAACAGAGTTTAACTGTATTGTAGAAGCACAGGGCTTTTTAATGGATGCCATCATGCCTTATTTACTAGAGCAGCAGCTACCAATTTCTGAACAGGAAAAAACGCATATTCAAAATACAATCGAATGTATTTGTGCCATTGATTTGACACATCAAGCATTGTATAAACGTTTAAATGTGACAGATGCAGATGATTTATTGACACAGATGGACTTTGAAGGGAAATTCAAATTATTCGGACTGAGCTTAACGGAATCGGATATCCTATCTGAAATTCCTGAACTACCAAATTTACTAGAAGTATAAAAAAAGAGCGGAATAGGTGCCAATTAGCCCTTGTTCCGCTCTTTATTTTTTGTATCTTTATTTAGATGTGACTCGAATCTCCTTCACCGAGCCACTAATAAACTGTTGGTCTTCGTAATACATGTTTTTAACTAAAACATTGGGTCCGAGACATTTTACAGCAGGGCAGTGACAGTTCAAGCTCTTGGCTAAATCGGTGTCCATCCATTTGTTAAAAATATCAGGGAGTGAGTCGGTGTTAATATTACCGAGCGCAGGTGTATCCCCGAAATCCGTAACAATAACATCACCTGTAAAGATATTGACGTTTAAGCGAGAACGACCATCGGGATCATTACGCATGGAGACGTTTTTTGCTGCTCGTAAGCGTGCTAATAATAGCTGATCTTCCTCAGATGGGCTACAAGGGTAAAATGGTAACGTCCCGAACAGCATCCATGTATTTTCATCACGAATGTCAAGTAAATGGTGGATCGCCTCACGTGTTTCTGCTAATGAAAGCGATGTTAAGGCGCTTGCAAAATCAGAGGGATACATAGGGTGTACTTCGTGACGAGTACATTTCATTTCGTTAATAATTTGGTTGTGGATATGCTCTAAGTACGGCAATGTTTTTTTGTTTAGCATCGTTTCAGCAGAGACCATAACTCCGTTTTCTGCAAGCATGCGTGCGTTGTCAATCATGCGTTGGAATAGCGCGGCACGTTGGTCAAATGTTGGTTTTCG containing:
- a CDS encoding DMT family transporter, which produces MTKYWLLVILAGIIEIGWAMGLKYANTLPLWIGVIALIVLSFYVLIIATNKLPVSTVYAVFTGIGTAGTVIVETFLFVEPFSMIKVGFIALLLVGVIGLKLLSNEEEARDA
- the yfkAB gene encoding radical SAM/CxCxxxxC motif protein YfkAB; this encodes MTMLKEITPSFDPWEAYLDVEKHGGLTLTNIEFTTTTLCNMRCAHCAVGYTLQTKDPEALPIELILQRLDEIPNLSTISITGGEPMMSRKSVREYVLPLLKYAHDRGVRTQMNSNLTIDGERYLEIAPYLDVLHISHNWGTIEEFVETGFAMMERKPTFDQRAALFQRMIDNARMLAENGVMVSAETMLNKKTLPYLEHIHNQIINEMKCTRHEVHPMYPSDFASALTSLSLAETREAIHHLLDIRDENTWMLFGTLPFYPCSPSEEDQLLLARLRAAKNVSMRNDPDGRSRLNVNIFTGDVIVTDFGDTPALGNINTDSLPDIFNKWMDTDLAKSLNCHCPAVKCLGPNVLVKNMYYEDQQFISGSVKEIRVTSK
- a CDS encoding TDT family transporter, with translation MKYLFEAIPIPLSGVMLAFFSLGNLLHELQITNAAHFSFFLGIVLFLLLLGKLVFATNSVVTEMQNPIIASVSPTFTMGTLALSSGLHYYGISSSIIHTLWILAAATQIFIICYFFITFIWKKKITVTDVFPSWLILFVGTAVMPLTAKDLSGGFTQGIVIFAFCAFLIVAPIVILRGFIRNDLPEPTIPMLAILSAPASLILAAYLEQFQHAIGIIIALYVVAQLLFLLVVLKLPSMLKLQFYPSYAAMTFPLVISATSTNAVLHTVELQGMTKSILTSYFYIQLFLAVCIVGYVLIRYINYLSIQVRAKSLQAMSEEVLPQNSTK
- a CDS encoding DNA-3-methyladenine glycosylase I produces the protein MERCAWVKLDEPLYVNYHDEEWGEPVYDDQKLFEMLCLEGAQAGLNWLTILKRREGYRAAFDGFDVEKILRYDEAKLAALKEDERIIRNRLKIASVVTNAKSYQNMQQQHGSFANYIWSFVDGQPIINHWERMVDVPVTTELSDRMSKQLKKDGFKFVGSTICYAFMQAVGMVNDHTKNCHCYHKRSKNETFNLQNNLNMRLPD
- a CDS encoding LLM class flavin-dependent oxidoreductase, with product MKLSILDQVPISKGMTSTEALANSVKIAQLGDELGYERMWFAEHHNTTTLASSAPEVTAAYIAAKTERIRVGTGGIMMMHYSPFKVAEVFKTLAALAPGRIDFGAGRAPGGDMPAMTALASGRRPDLTEQYDKLEIILRLMNDQRTGEAVYDQVVATPFKVQLPEAWLLGSSGQSARQAGAAGVGYSFAQFFNGQMSKSIFDAYRNSFQPSYYMEKPNIITTYAVSVAATADEAEYYSMPMQISRLNLMRGKLLNVLSPEEANDYPLTEMDKMILEQNRHLMLIGSAEDVAAQIVEEQAEYGFDEAMINSNLYSLEQRINSYTLLAKQLIK
- a CDS encoding dynamin family protein, giving the protein MTESVLSLNNSNDTQTNLQQFIERLKPLHVILSQNTYVKDMTNRLNRIIEDATSQPIMLILGKERVGKTTLINGLLGRSLLEDNKNEPTYVNTFIKYGEQECIKAIFLDGMVATFDISKLKLLTISNSESAQIIREHIDYLEVYIKHDLLKDVTIIDSIGLEVGANNTAYFSQSLLQRVDEVFFVLRAGSSATDDEVNFIKKLNTLGITANLVVNGIDQLDHKVEQFIQEEKNVYGEHIGHVVAVSALQALQGRKTNNSQLLIDSRITQLTQLIQELADNQQKKTRNVMEQFMNWLERLRKEVELIPLREPYASAFANVEQYHSDSDLEFTRKQRDLALISAYEEEYASVSKVFKDVQTLYQLLQKLASDLYLRDTLVEKYEEIAVLYQKNVRDYRKLHVDYTMEYARFEKQYKKQTNQNLTFPLPQEEAQGIMLDRIQSLNKIQAQLAEKVELIRKYEEFVLKNLYIVQNRLNELAEKRLVQIQGQVSDLNIQRKRERSYLKSYANKLTEFNCIVEAQGFLMDAIMPYLLEQQLPISEQEKTHIQNTIECICAIDLTHQALYKRLNVTDADDLLTQMDFEGKFKLFGLSLTESDILSEIPELPNLLEV
- a CDS encoding YdcF family protein translates to MQKWIVVGFVVLTIPAIVYIWLGNEMDKATEKKADGSNDYAIILGAKVKPGGIPSLSLQYRLDVAIEYLLQYPHVTAIVSGGQGADEDQTEASVMYDYLVQAGIDAKRILIEDNSTSTFENLKFSQQLLPENTSAITIISNDFHLKRATLLATKLGLNSDVIAAPTPKVVKLKSRVRERAALLKAYLLGQ
- a CDS encoding TetR/AcrR family transcriptional regulator, translating into MTRAKLIQAAFHNFGEHGYNGGSLAQIAEETGIKKQSIYTYFKSKDELYLAIYERAMLNELEFMKAAMTSYAQQSIEEKLLPLLQQVEQRMGQYVETKFFIRSTYLTPPHLAQTLTKLTYYYLDYLEQLFEDYFTTQHITVSPQEAAISYLALLDSLYVEMLYGGNERFLKRLHASWKIFYKGITN
- a CDS encoding DMT family transporter, yielding MAWFYLIVAGLFEVGGVIGMNKVALKKNIASFTIMFGAFACSFTFLALAMKTLPLGVSYAVWTGIGTVGGTLVGMLFYNESKDWKRILFISFIIIAVVGLKITQ